The following coding sequences are from one Ornithorhynchus anatinus isolate Pmale09 chromosome 11, mOrnAna1.pri.v4, whole genome shotgun sequence window:
- the NUDT19 gene encoding nucleoside diphosphate-linked moiety X motif 19 isoform X2, translating to MLMVIEARPPPPPEPKSRGLGGRGYGEQTPAGSSSGLPGAAVEAPAGPEAMKSSLQQWRRAATLMVASRGGPGGPPPPPTGPAAAQDYQVLLLKRSEHSHFMPGASVFPGGVLEEADLTPEWLDLLRPHRGPPLSRLGRARPQQDRPAASALPNEVAFRICAIRETFEECGILLLRPAGDSPGREDPPPPPHLQLPRALEPLLDLAHWRAKIQKDPHQFLQLCQHLNCAPNIWALQEWSNWLTPFVRKDGRRFDTFFYVCCLAGKPRTSLDMEEVVSLKEMNCILKIPF from the coding sequence atgctGATGGTGATTgaagcccggccccccccccccccggaaccaAAAAGCCGCGGTCTCGGGGGGCGGGGTTACGGGGAACAGACTCCGGCGGGCTCCTCTTCCGGCCTGCCGGGGGCGGCCGTCGAGGCGCCGGCCGGTCCCGAAGCAATGAAGAGCTCCCTGCAGCAGTGGCGGCGAGCGGCCACGCTGATGGTGGCctcccgggggggcccgggggggccgccgccgcctccgacgggccccgccgccgcccaggACTATCAGGTGCTGCTGCTGAAGCGCAGCGAGCACAGCCACTTCATGCCGGGGGCCTCCGTCTTCCCCGGCGGCGTCCTGGAGGAGGCCGACTTGACCCCGGAGTGGCTGGACCTCCTCCGGCCCCACCGcgggcctcccctctcccgcctgggccgggccaggccccAGCAGGACCGGCCCGCCGCCTCCGCGCTGCCCAACGAGGTGGCCTTCCGCATCTGTGCCATCAGGGAGACCTTCGAGGAGTGCGGGATCCTGCTTCTGCGACCCGCGGGGGACAGTCCTGGCCGGGAAGACCCTCCCCCGCCGCCACACCTGCAGCTCCCCCGGGCCCTGGAGCCGCTCCTGGACTTGGCTCATTGGCGAGCGAAGATCCAGAAAGACCCTCACCAGTTTCTCCAGCTCTGCCAACACCTGAACTGCGCCCCCAACATCTGGGCCCTGCAGGAGTGGAGCAACTGGCTGACCCCCTTTGTCAGGAAAGATGGAAGGCGCTTTGACACCTTCTTTTACGTCTGTTGCCTAGCGGGCAAGCCCCGGACCTCTCTGGACATGGAAGAAGTCGTTAGCCTCAAG